A single Streptomyces sp. Edi2 DNA region contains:
- the gatB gene encoding Asp-tRNA(Asn)/Glu-tRNA(Gln) amidotransferase subunit GatB, with protein MTVTDLVSYEDALAAYDPVMGLEVHVELGTKTKMFCGCSTTLGADANAQTCPTCLGLPGSLPVVNAIGVESAIKIGLALNCSIAEWCRFARKNYFYPDMPKNFQTSQYDEPIAFDGYLDVQLEDGEIFRVHIERAHMEEDTGKSTHIGGATGRIHGARHSLLDYNRAGIPLIEIVTKPIEGAGERAPEVAKAYVAELRELIKALGVSEARMEQGQMRCDVNLSLRPNGTETFGTRSETKNVNSLRSVERAARFEIQRHAAVLSSGGTIVQETRHFHEEDGSTTAGRIKDNAEDYRYFPEPDLVPVAPSREWVEELRAGLPELPRLRRNRLREEWGISEHDMQSILNAGAVDLITATVDAGADSASARKWWMGELARRANEDGVDLAALPITPEQVARVTALVADGSLNDKLARQTIEGVLAGEGDPDTVVEKRGLKVVSDEGALGTAVDEAIAANAAIADKIRGGKVAAAGALVGAVMKATRGQADAARVRELILEKLGVEG; from the coding sequence GTGACTGTCACTGACCTGGTGTCGTACGAGGACGCCCTCGCGGCGTACGACCCCGTCATGGGCCTGGAGGTCCATGTCGAGCTCGGCACCAAGACCAAGATGTTCTGCGGGTGTTCCACCACCCTGGGCGCGGACGCCAATGCGCAGACCTGCCCCACCTGTCTCGGCCTGCCCGGCTCGCTGCCGGTCGTCAACGCGATCGGCGTCGAGTCCGCGATCAAGATCGGCCTGGCGCTGAACTGCTCCATCGCCGAATGGTGCCGCTTCGCCCGGAAGAACTACTTCTATCCGGACATGCCGAAGAACTTCCAGACCTCCCAGTACGACGAGCCGATCGCCTTCGACGGCTACCTCGACGTGCAGCTGGAGGACGGGGAGATCTTCCGGGTGCACATCGAGCGCGCCCACATGGAGGAGGACACCGGCAAGTCCACCCACATCGGCGGTGCCACCGGCCGTATCCACGGCGCCCGGCACTCCCTCCTGGACTACAACCGCGCCGGTATCCCGCTCATCGAGATCGTCACCAAGCCCATCGAGGGCGCGGGCGAGCGGGCCCCCGAGGTCGCCAAGGCGTACGTCGCCGAGCTGCGCGAACTCATCAAGGCGCTGGGCGTGTCCGAGGCCCGGATGGAACAGGGTCAGATGCGCTGCGACGTGAACCTCTCGCTGCGCCCCAACGGCACCGAGACGTTCGGTACCCGCTCGGAGACCAAGAACGTCAACTCCCTGCGCTCCGTCGAGCGTGCGGCCCGGTTCGAGATCCAGCGGCACGCCGCGGTGCTCTCCTCCGGCGGCACGATCGTCCAGGAGACCCGGCACTTCCACGAGGAGGACGGCTCGACCACGGCCGGCCGCATCAAGGACAACGCCGAGGACTACCGCTACTTCCCCGAGCCGGACCTGGTGCCGGTGGCCCCCTCCCGCGAGTGGGTCGAGGAACTGCGGGCGGGCCTGCCCGAGCTGCCACGGCTGCGCCGTAACCGGCTGCGCGAGGAGTGGGGCATCTCCGAGCACGACATGCAGTCGATCCTCAACGCGGGCGCGGTCGACCTGATCACCGCCACCGTCGACGCCGGCGCGGACTCCGCCTCGGCCCGTAAGTGGTGGATGGGCGAGTTGGCCCGCCGCGCCAACGAGGACGGCGTGGACCTGGCCGCCCTGCCGATCACCCCCGAGCAGGTCGCCCGGGTCACCGCGCTGGTGGCCGACGGCTCGCTCAACGACAAGCTGGCCCGCCAGACCATCGAGGGCGTGCTGGCCGGCGAGGGTGACCCGGACACCGTCGTCGAGAAGCGCGGCCTGAAGGTCGTCTCCGACGAGGGCGCCCTGGGCACCGCCGTCGACGAGGCCATCGCCGCCAACGCCGCCATCGCCGACAAGATCCGCGGCGGCAAGGTGGCCGCGGCCGGCGCCCTGGTCGGCGCGGTCATGAAGGCCACCCGCGGCCAGGCGGACGCGGCCCGGGTGCGCGAACTGATCCTGGAGAAGCTGGGCGTCGAGGGCTGA
- a CDS encoding LLM class F420-dependent oxidoreductase, which yields MQHESLAARIGRVGVWHGGLGGVPAAAARRAAAEIEQLGYGALWFGETPASESVSLAGLLLAATERITVATGIANIWVRDASAAHAAARTLAEAYDGRFVLGLGASHAPLVDARGHSYAKPLAAMRAYLDAMDEAPYDGPTADPAPGRVLAALGPKMLELARDRTDGAHPYFVTPEHTARARDILGTGPLLAPEQAVLLESDPATARSLAREHHTRRYLQLPNYTGNLRRLGFGDEDFLGGGSDRLVDAIVAWGDVDAIRRRVAEHHEAGADHVALQPVAADRGLGLDQLRELAPALLGS from the coding sequence GTGCAGCACGAATCTCTCGCCGCGAGGATCGGCCGGGTCGGCGTCTGGCACGGCGGGCTCGGCGGGGTGCCGGCCGCCGCCGCGCGCCGGGCGGCGGCCGAGATCGAGCAACTGGGGTACGGCGCCCTGTGGTTCGGCGAGACGCCGGCTTCCGAGTCGGTGAGCCTGGCCGGTCTGCTGCTGGCCGCCACCGAGCGGATCACGGTCGCCACCGGCATCGCCAACATCTGGGTCAGGGACGCGTCCGCCGCGCACGCCGCCGCCCGGACCCTGGCCGAGGCGTACGACGGACGCTTCGTGCTCGGGCTGGGGGCGAGCCACGCCCCGCTGGTGGATGCGCGCGGCCACAGCTACGCCAAGCCGCTCGCGGCGATGCGGGCCTATCTCGACGCGATGGACGAGGCCCCGTACGACGGCCCGACGGCCGATCCGGCGCCGGGCCGGGTGCTGGCGGCGCTCGGCCCCAAGATGCTGGAGCTGGCGCGGGACCGGACGGACGGCGCCCACCCGTACTTCGTCACCCCCGAACACACCGCCCGCGCTCGCGACATCCTCGGCACCGGCCCGCTGCTCGCGCCGGAACAGGCCGTGCTGCTGGAGTCCGACCCCGCGACGGCCCGCTCGCTGGCCCGTGAACACCACACGCGCCGCTATCTGCAGCTGCCGAACTACACCGGCAATCTGCGACGGCTCGGCTTCGGGGACGAGGACTTCCTCGGCGGCGGCAGCGACCGGCTGGTGGACGCGATCGTGGCGTGGGGGGACGTGGACGCCATCCGCCGGCGGGTCGCCGAGCACCACGAGGCCGGAGCGGACCATGTGGCCCTGCAGCCCGTGGCGGCGGACCGGGGTCTGGGGCTCGACCAACTGCGGGAGCTGGCACCGGCGTTGCTCGGGTCCTGA